ATCATCCGAGCGACCAAGGATACGAAGCGGTCATTAAAGAGCGTCTAAGCAATTGGCGAGGCGAGTCTGAAGAAGACTCAGATTAGTTGAGTGCTTCCACTTGATGCCAGTACTGAGTGCGAAGCTTTTTCCACTCCATCTTGAGCCAAGGCGTAAACTTCTCAGGGTTTGTTTCCATCTCAGCGTCTAGAGCTTCTGGGGAGATGTACCGTAATTCATTCACTTCATTTAGGTTCAGGTCCGCCGCATCATCTGAGCGTCCCACAAAAACCCAACAGAGTTCATTTTCGGATCCCAGTTCACCAAAAGTAGCCTGATACTCAAATTTATAAACGTATTGAAGCTCTGCTTTCATGCTGAGTTCTTCGCGTAATCTTCGGTCGGCAGCTGAGGGAGTTTCCTCGCCGCGTCTTGGGTGACTGCAGCATGTATTTGCCCAAAACATAGGCCAGAGTCGTTTTTGCTCACTTCGTTGCTGAATCAATAATTCTCCACGACTGTTGAAGATAAAAATTGAAAAAGCACGGTGGAGCATTCCCATACCATTATGGCACGGGTGCTTTTCTTCGTGTCCTAAAACTTCATCTTGGGAGTTAACCAGAATGAGAGGCTCGTCATCGAAAGATACAACTACTGAATGTGTCATGACTGTCCTCCTTCAGGAGAACCACCGATTTCGGTGATCATCGCGCGGTAACCAGCCTTACGCATGGCCGCCGCAACACGTTCCGCGTTA
This is a stretch of genomic DNA from Deltaproteobacteria bacterium. It encodes these proteins:
- the idi gene encoding isopentenyl-diphosphate Delta-isomerase, which codes for MTHSVVVSFDDEPLILVNSQDEVLGHEEKHPCHNGMGMLHRAFSIFIFNSRGELLIQQRSEQKRLWPMFWANTCCSHPRRGEETPSAADRRLREELSMKAELQYVYKFEYQATFGELGSENELCWVFVGRSDDAADLNLNEVNELRYISPEALDAEMETNPEKFTPWLKMEWKKLRTQYWHQVEALN